A single window of Oikeobacillus pervagus DNA harbors:
- a CDS encoding glutaredoxin family protein, with translation MEVFFYTRKKCPLCEEAKLNLQLVSEDIEIKIHEIDIETDDQLIEEYGLMIPVVKCQGNLIQYGQVDYVTLRNRLQEFV, from the coding sequence ATGGAAGTCTTTTTTTACACGAGAAAAAAATGTCCACTATGTGAAGAAGCCAAACTGAATTTACAGTTAGTAAGTGAAGATATCGAGATTAAGATCCATGAGATTGATATTGAAACAGATGATCAACTCATAGAAGAATATGGACTCATGATTCCAGTGGTCAAATGCCAAGGGAATCTTATTCAATATGGTCAAGTCGATTATGTGACATTAAGAAATCGCTTACAGGAATTTGTTTGA